The following are from one region of the Bactrocera oleae isolate idBacOlea1 chromosome 6, idBacOlea1, whole genome shotgun sequence genome:
- the Reck gene encoding reversion-inducing cysteine-rich protein with Kazal motifs isoform X2 — protein sequence MILLMLLLMAIALKWLQRRSPIQLRSGTTTCLHRRHRWMTTKTIRCPTLSLVQLASTDNANGRSLRLELKKYCPSMQTSFWSCMNLTLEAVARGAEWSGRRCCALGLSPRCRNACATSESTTEPQLISACRKSDEQHMFACFEHQETGDRCCSTARTSECLQACRDVFESQKTYRRNKHHRLHELCHEKRDADVLQCINNITGMTPVTNSHKYLPCCEFSKVDSCRSACRSVLNSTESIDIVIGELEVSGCGILLPHIPLWQCFLTAERTIFVPATKSTNELSQINQIGIDSAKLHCCEKAKFPKCRRLCMQTYSNDWTATRAYFEESCLLDRNELKLRQCMDEVDEPCELGCDGLSFCTNFNNRPTELFRSCNAAADLAARSDLKMWQQNGSVILDGLELPIKNMTRCAPEQWKAIACALQIKPCTRDRHYNHICREDCYEILSECMDWTRMRLALNADSVCARLSPNEDVPCVSLRPYREESDVPKETGGYHGLTAPCKGHPCNASAACLARRNESNTYECVPGCRLGEASNYLVPFGAYVRIPVLQAENPAKIVGDAATGAFKVCRCGAQERIEHCQPLPSFTYARCLLPGGRSYEHGKSFYLECNLCSCFAGEITCTKKQCRLASYLDPSYTSLPCNCPTHFVPVCGSNGNTYHSACIAKCLGMQDNEIQYGACATLNPCLEGAFSCPAGHQCLEQRKICLSSMHRPCLQYQCVNVTAGCASPEPRPVCDKQRRTHDSACDLLTAHATLAHWGACFRSCSMQGPVCGINGVTYTHECAAWADYIVIDYRGRCRQVGLLVADMGPRCNSVRCPHLQSPHCRRVVPPGACCAICAGAFRIVYSRKQIDRALYAVRAQNKDLLTLHSVLQALDALVQFSECQLTGFLTMEVGIFVALVPRATTPMRMQVEACAREAERISLMIESQSHEITTNLLLSGLIVSHLVEPSTDGGGGRLLLMPSLAIIASLTVWTLQSRRVL from the exons CTTTCCCTGGTGCAATTGGCCTCCACAGACAATGCGAATGGTCGTAGCCTGCGCTTGGAGTTGAAGAAATATTGTCCCTCAATGCAAACCAGCTTTTGGAGTTGCATGAATCTCACATTAGAAG ccGTTGCACGTGGCGCTGAGTGGTCGGGTCGACGTTGTTGCGCCTTGGGCTTGTCACCGCGCTGCCGCAATGCCTGCGCCACATCAGAGTCCACAACGGAACCACAACTAATCAGCGCGTGCCGCAAAAGTGATGAGCAACACATGTTCGCTTGTTTTGAACATCAGGAGACCGGCGATCGTTGCTGTAGTACGGCGCGCACATCGGAGTGCTTACAG gcCTGTCGCGATGTCTTTGAATCGCAGAAGACATACCGGCGCAACAAGCACCACCGTTTGCACGAGCTGTGCCACGAGAAACGCGATGCTGACGTGCTGCAATGTATCAACAACATAACAGGCATGACGCCGGTGACAAACTCCCACAAAT ATTTACCTTGCTGTGAGTTCTCCAAAGTGGATAGCTGTCGCAGCGCTTGCCGATCGGTGTTGAATAGCACCGAAAGCATTGATATCGTCATCGGCGAATTGGAGGTTAGTGGTTGTGGCATCTTGCTGCCACACATACCGTTATGGCAGTGTTTCTTGACAGCCGAACGCACTATATTCGTGCCGGCTACGAAGAGCACAAACGAATTGTCACAGATCAATCAGATTGGCATTGATTCGGCCAAGCTGCATTGCTGTGAGAAGGCGAAATTTCCCAAATGTCGGCGTCTTTGCATGCAGACTTACTCGAATGATTGGACTGCAACGCGTGCGTATTTCGAGGAGTCGTGCCTGCTGGACCGCAATGAACTGAAGCTACGACAGTGCATGGACGAAGTGGATGAACCCTGCGAACTGGGCTGTGATGGTCTGAGTTTCTGCACCAATTTCAATAATCGTCCCACAGAACTGTTTCGCAGCTGTAATGCCGCTGCGGATTTGGCTGCGCGTTCGGATTTGAAAATGTGGCAACAAAATGGCTCTGTCATCTTGGATGGCTTGGAGCTGCCTATTAAGAATATGACACGTTGTGCACCGGAACAGTGGAAGGCCATCGCTTGCGCCTTGCAAATTAAGCCCTGCACGCGTGATCGTCACTACAATCATATTTGCAGAGAGGATTGCTATGAGATTTTGAGCGAGTGCATGGATTGGACGCGCATGCGCTTGGCGCTCAATGCCGATTCGGTGTGTGCGCGTCTATCACCAAACGAAGATGTGCCTTGCGTCTCGTTGCGTCCGTATCGTGAAGAAAGTGATGTACCGAAAGAAACTGGTGGCTATCATGGCTTAACGGCGCCTTGTAAAGGACATCCATGTAACGCCAGTGCGGCTTGTTTAGCACGCCGCAATGAGAGCAACACGTATGAGTGTGTACCTGGTTGTAGACTCGGTGAGGCGTCTAACTATTTGGTGCCATTTGGCGCTTATGTGCGTATACCGGTGTTGCAAGCGGAAAATCCGGCTAAGATTGTTGGCGATGCTGCTACGGGCGCTTTTAAGGTGTGTCGCTGTGGTGCGCAGGAACGCATCGAACACTGTCAACCCTTGCCGAGTTTCACTTATGCGCGGTGCCTGCTGCCAGGTGGTCGTAGCTATGAGCACGGCAAATCCTTTTATTTGGAGTGTAACTTGTGTAGCTGCTTCGCCGGTGAGATTACTTGCACCAAGAAGCAGTGTCGTTTAGCAA GTTATTTGGATCCATCGTACACCAGTCTGCCCTGTAATTGTCCGACACATTTTGTGCCCGTTTGTGGCAGTAACGGCAATACCTATCACTCCGCCTGTATTGCCAAATGTCTCGGCATGCAGGACAATGAGATACAGTATGGCGCTTGCGCTACATTAAATCCATGTCTGGAAGGTGCATTCAGCTGTCCAGCTGGTCATCAGTGCTTAGAGCAACGGAAAATCTGCTTATCATCGATGCATCGTCCCTGTCTGCAGTACCAGTGTG TCAATGTCACTGCCGGCTGCGCGTCCCCCGAACCGCGTCCGGTATGCGATAAGCAGCGCCGCACACATGATAGCGCCTGCGATTTACTTACGGCGCATGCAACACTGGCGCACTGGGGCGCTTGCTTTCGCAGCTGTTCCATGCAGGGACCGGTATGCGGCATCAATGGCGTTACATATACACACGAGTGCGCCGCTTGGGCCGATTACATTGTTATCGATTATCGTGGTCGTTGCCGTCAAGTTGGTCTGCTCGTCGCTGATATGGGACCACGTTGCAACAGCGTTCGATGTCCACATCTGCAATCACCACATTGCCGACGTGTTGTGCCACCCGGCGCTTGTTGCGCCATTTGTGCGGGCGCTTTCCGTATTGTCTACTCACGCAAGCAGATCGATCGCGCGTTATATGCGGTGCGCGCTCAGAATAAGGATCTGCTAACATTGCATAGCGTGTTGCAAGCATTGGATGCGCTTGTGCAGTTCTCCGAATGCCAGCTGACGGGCTTTCTCACTATGGAGGTGGGTATATTTGTAGCGCTCGTGCCGCGCGCCACCACACCGATGCGCATGCAAGTCGAAGCGTGCGCGCGTGAAGCCGAACGCATCTCGCTGATGATCGAATCACAATCGCATGAGATCACGACGAATTTGCTACTCTCCGGTTTGATCGTTTCGCATCTGGTGGAACCGAGCACAGATGGCGGTGGTGGACGATTACTGCTTATGCCTAGTTTAGCAATTATTGCTTCGCTGACAGTGTGGACACTGCAGAGTAGGCGCGTTTTATAG
- the Zip71B gene encoding zinc transporter ZIP10 produces MASFTLAHIFAAIFICYLCSTIQQTHAATEYNRYLAHIFQKYGTGGTISFEGLEHLMYNLGLGQIEFEPEHTIDKHRPKGFKIDNAQLTAYFEQKSFKIEPTNEDIQVLMQDNAQGKVADELDILIKEKEKGILLEFKEMHDPKHRHPRDSDASLDAAPISANVCLSPKSMLRLVVDHNDLHKRKLYKTYTSDDDTKAHNSEDEYNEFINDVQLTPVAFMKLCPALLAQIDQHVCMRPAPLTNGVDPKQALWNAWIYASVSIFILSACGLLGILLVPLMKTVAYQEILKFLVAVAIGTLAGDALMHLLPHALVPDHDDHDEHAVETAESAHDTHEAVWICACAFFTCIFMYVLEHILPLLRGDSAGGHGHGHSHGGHAHKHEQTHAHHTEHGHHAEYAHQGEQATTEKPTDNALNANIVASINNDAKEINIMLNETKKDAKTPNRPLTPVAFMVVIGDGLHNLTDGLAIGAAFASDPVTGMATAFAVLCHELPHELGDFALLLQTGVSLRRAVYLNIVSSVLSFLGMAIGLFIAGAHGNMTQWIYACTAGSFLYIALADLVPAMSEVEAHAHDAKSKLKGTLIQIFGMLLGGFIMLAIAVNEHALSALFK; encoded by the exons ATGGCTTCATTCACGCTTGCACACatttttgctgcaatttttatttgctaCCTCTGCAGCACAATACAACAAACTCATGCTGCCACAGAATATAACCGTTATTTGGcgcatatttttcaaaagtatGGCACTGGTGGTACAATTTCATTCGAG GGTCTCGAGCATTTGATGTACAATCTAGGCTTGGGACAAATCGAATTCGAGCCAGAGCATACAATCGACAAACATCGTCCAAAGGGTTTTAAAATAGATAATGCACAACTGACTGCTTATTTTGAgcagaaaagttttaaaatcgaACCCACCAACGAAGATATCCAAGTATTAATGCAAGACAATGCTCAAGGGAAGGTGGCCGATGAATTGGACATACTAATTAAGGAGAAGGAAAAAGGCATTTTATTGGAGTTCAAAGAGATGCACGATCCAAAGCATAGACATCCGCGTGATAGTG aTGCTTCTTTGGACGCTGCGCCAATCTCAGCTAATGTTTGCCTCTCGCCAAAGTCCATGCTACGTCTAGTCGTCGACCATAATGATCTACACAAACGCAAACTCTACAAGACTTACACTTCGGATGATGACACGAAAGCGCATAACTCCGAGGATGAATACAATGAGTTCATCAATGATGTACAGTTAACACCGGTAGCGTTCATGAAACTCTGTCCAGCGTTGTTGGCGCAAATTGATCAGCATGTCTGCATGCGACCTGCGCCACTCACTAACGGCGTGGATCCCAAGCAGGCGCTGTGGAATG CTTGGATATATGCCAGCGTTTCGATATTCATACTCTCCGCTTGCGGACTGCTAGGCATTTTGCTGGTGCCGCTCATGAAAACCGTCGCGTATCAAGAGATTTTGAAATTCCTCGTTGCCGTCGCCATCGGTACGCTAGCCGGTGATGCATTAATGCATTTACTGCCACATGCGCTGGTGCCCGATCATGATGATCACGATGAGCATGCGGTAGAAACCGCTGAGTCGGCGCATGATACACATGAAGCAGTTTGGATCTGCGCCTGCGCTTTTTTCACTTGTATCTTCATGTACGTTTTGGAGCATATATTACCGTTATTGAGGGGTGACAGCGCCGGCGGACATGGACATGGTCACTCACATGGCGGTCACGCGCATAAGCACGAACAAACGCATGCGCACCACACAGAGCACGGGCATCACGCAGAGTATGCGCACCAAGGAGAGCAAGCGACGACAGAGAAACCAACTGACAATGCGCTCAACGCCAACATTGTAGCGTCGATCAACAACGATGCGAAAGAGATCAATATCATGTTGAATGAAACGAAAAAGGATGCGAAAACGCCGAATCGTCCACTCACGCCCGTAGCCTTCATGGTCGTCATCGGCGATGGCCTGCACAATCTCACCGATGGCCTAGCCATAGGCGCCGCTTTTGCCAGCGATCCAGTAACGGGCATGGCCACCGCCTTCGCCGTACTCTGCCACGAGCTGCCACATGAATTGGGTGATTTCGCGCTTTTGCTACAGACGGGCGTTTCCTTGCGGCGCGCCGTCTACTTGAATATTGTCAGTTCGGTGTTGAGTTTTTTGGGCATGGCTATCGGTTTGTTTATAGCCGGCGCGCACGGCAATATGACACAATGGATTTACGCCTGCACAGCCGGTTCGTTTCTCTATATTGCGCTCGCGGATCTGGTGCCGGCGATGAGCGAAGTTGAAGCGCATGCGCATGATGCGAAGAGCAAACTGAAGGGTACATTAATACAGATATTTGGCATGCTGTTGGGTGGTTTTATTATGTTGGCCATCGCTGTGAATGAGCATGCGCTATCGGcgctttttaaatga
- the Prosbeta2 gene encoding proteasome subunit beta type-7: MNMELVRNVPKGGFNFDNCKRNEMLLSSGFQHPKTVKTGTTIAGIIFKDGVILGADTRATEGPIVSDKNCSKIHYLAKNMYCCGAGTAADTEMTTDLIASQLEMHRLNTGRQVPVVAANTLLKQFLFRYQGHISAALVLGGVDKTGSYIYCIHPHGSTDKLPYATMGSGSLAAMSVFESRWKPDMTEEEGKLLVRDAIAAGVFNDLGSGSNIDLCVIRKDSVDYLRNYELANLKGKRHGDYRFKPGTTELVGTEEIIEVIPFEAFHKKLYGDETGEAMEVGA; the protein is encoded by the exons ATGAACATGGAACTTGTGCGCAATGTGCCAAAAGGTGGCTTTAATTTTGACAACTGCAAaag AAATGAAATGCTGCTTAGCTCCGGTTTCCAACATCCAAAGACTGTAAAAACGGGCACCACAATTGCAGGTATTATATTCAAGGATGGCGTAATATTAGGAGCAGATACACGTGCCACCGAGGGACCAATTGTGTCGGATAAAAATTGTTCTAAAATTCACTATCTGGCTAAAAATATGTA CTGCTGTGGTGCCGGTACTGCTGCCGACACAGAAATGACTACCGATCTAATTGCATCACAATTGGAAATGCACCGTTTAAATACGGGTCGTCAAGTACCAGTTGTAGCAGCCAACACATTATTGAAGCAATTTCTATTTCGCTATCAGGGTCACATTAGCGCTGCCTTAGTGCTTGGCGGTGTTGACAAGACTggctcatatatatattgtatacatccACATGGTTCCACCGATAAGTTGCCATATGCCACAATGGGTTCGGGCAGTTTGGCGGCAATGTCTGTGTTTGAGTCACGTTGGAAGCCCGACATGACCGAAGAAGAGGGCAAATTACTTGTGCGCGATGCTATTGCGGCTGGTGTCTTCAATGATTTAGGTTCTGGTTCTAACATCGATTTATGCGTTATACGCAAGGATTCGGTCGATTATTTGCGCAACTATGAACTAGCCAACTTGAAAGGCAAAAGACAT GGTGATTACCGTTTTAAACCTGGCACAACTGAGCTAGTCGGCACCGAAGAAATAATCGAAGTTATACCCTTTGAAGCTTTCCACAAAAAGCTGTATGGGGATGAAACAGGTGAAGCTATGGAAGTTGGTGCTTAA
- the mRpL39 gene encoding large ribosomal subunit protein mL39, translating into MAGNKMLFQAVLNTLHRFNRLSNIRSYSTHKEILNPAIAKRNELFTEEQRRQKEAVGRVEKIEVRYLGLPEDVTLAMNAYISTPYNCAQHLSDGHCKRSALALKDGNVPWDMHRPLTESCTLQLLNFTVADPHLINKSFWRTCSFMLGAALEKSFSDEAHLQLHSFPGPNIKSGSFVYDIVLQAQSWQPSKVEMRALSAAMIKLAAKDLKIERLDVNSELALEMFADSRYKREQLPSIAQQNQGRVTLYRMGTHIDISRGPMVASSRFLGKCTVAAAHKIANEGDKDALYRVQGVGLPAGFTLDHVSYGTLEERAKKLNPARLPNEPFEETHQQIA; encoded by the exons ATGGCCGGGAATAAAATGCTCTTTCAAGCAGTATTAAATACATTGCATCGCTTTAATCGGTTGTCAAATATAC GTAGTTACTCTACACATAAAGAAATActcaatcctgcaatagctaaaCGCAATGAATTGTTCACGGAAGAGCAACGCCGGCAAAAGGAAGCTGTTGGTAGAGTAGAAAAAATTGAAGTGCGTTATTTGGGTTTACCCGAGGATGTCACGCTAGCTATGAACGCCTACATATCTACACCTTACAATTGCGCGCAGCATTTAAGTGATGGGCATTGCAAACGCTCCGCATTAGCATTAAAAGATGGAAATGTACCATGGGATATGCACCGGCCGCTAACAGAATCTTGTACATTACAGTTGCTTAACTTTACAGTAGCTGATCCACACTTAATAAATAA ATCATTCTGGCGCACATGCAGCTTCATGTTGGGTGCAGCACTCGAAAAGAGCTTTTCTGATGAAGCACATTTGCAATTACATAGTTTCCCCGGACCAAATA TCAAATCAGGCAGTTTTGTTTACGACATAGTGCTGCAAGCGCAATCGTGGCAACCCAGCAAAGTTGAAATGCGTGCTCTGTCCGCAGCGATGATTAAATTAGCCGCAAAAGATTTGAAAATCGAGCGTCTTGATGTAAATAGCGAGCTGGCACTGGAAATGTTTGCCGATTCGCGTTATAAGCGAGAGCAGTTGCCCAGCATTGCACAGCAGAATCAAGGACGTGTCACGCTTTATCGCATGGGCACACATATAGATATATCACGTGGTCCAATGGTGGCCTCATCACGTTTCCTTGGCAAATGTACGGTAGCCGCAGCACATAAGATTGCTAATGAGGGTGACAAAGATGCTTTGTATCGTGTACAAGGTGTTGGCTTGCCAGCTGGCTTTACCTTGGATCATGTATCGTATGGCACGCTGGAAGAACGCGCTAAGAAactg aacCCTGCGCGTCTGCCTAATGAGCCTTTTGAAGAAACACACCAACAGATAGCATGA
- the CtsK1 gene encoding digestive cysteine proteinase 1, whose protein sequence is MHFAVFLLLALCGFSAEVFATKPPKWDESYITKGTLYIPYAEIAEPFYAWYDKLTKRSRIDYYGGMVKTYQLASVMPYGTLLKLAPITTDEELNKVTCLQLNGTTENRVQIQTILPDAKNFTLLGTENFLGFTCDKFRLEEVIGEKRNVYTLWVRYKKSPHYPAARQPIPVRYEMRGYNTLLGSHFDHYFLDYDSYEHDDIPNEVFELDDSMPCVPFPGPGAGHYATFNPMQEFVHPAKDEHVEHSFNHFKAKHGIKYKTDKEHEYRKNIYRQNLRFIHSKNRAHLSYTLAANHLADKTEEELRARRGYKSSGIYNTGKPFPYNVAKLKDDLPDQYDWRLYGAVTPVKDQSVCGSCWSFGTIGHIEGAYFLKNGGNLVRLSQQALIDCSWQYGNNGCDGGEDFRAYQWMMKMGGVPTEEAYGPYLGQDGYCHARNLTLVAPITGFVNVTSGDPNAFKIALLKHGPLSVAIDASPRSFSFYSHGVYYEPECKNGLDELDHAVLAVGYGTIQGEDYWLVKNSWSTYWGNDGYILMSARKNNCGVMTMPTYVEM, encoded by the exons ATGCATTTcgctgtgtttttgttgttggcgcttTGCGGTTTCAGCGCGGAGG TATTTGCCACCAAACCGCCGAAATGGGATGAGTCTTACATTACCAAGGGCACACTGTACATACCGTATGCCGAAATTGCAGAACCCTTCTACGCTTGGTATGACAAGCTCACTAAACGTTCACGTATCGATTATTATGGCGGCATGGTGAAGACCTATCAATTGGCCAGCGTTATGCCTTATGGCACCTTACTCAAATTAGCACCCATTACTACCGATGAGGAATTGAATAAGGTCACGTGTTTGCAATTGAATGGCACCACTGAAAATCGCGTACAAATACAAACTATACTACCGGATGCTAAAAACTTCACGCTTTTGGGCACAGAAAACTTTCTCGGTTTCACTTGTGACAAGTTCCGCCTTGAAGAGGTGATCGGTGAGAAGCGTAATGTGTATACACTCTGGGTACGGTACAAGAAATCGCCACACTATCCAGCTGCACGTCAACCGATACCGGTACGTTATGAGATGCGTGGTTACAACACATTGTTGGGTTCACATTTCGATCATTACTTCTTGGATTATGACAGTTATGAACATGATGATATACCAAATGAGGTCTTCGAATTGGATGACA gTATGCCTTGTGTACCCTTCCCGGGACCTGGTGCTGGTCACTATGCAACATTCAATCCAATGCAAGAATTCGTGCATCCCGCTAAGGATGAACATGTTGAGCATTCGTTCAATCATTTCAAAGCCAAGCATGGCATCAAATATAAGACCGATAAGGAGCATGAATatcgcaaaaatatatatagacaaaATTTACGTTTCATACATTCGAAAAATCGTGCACATTTGAGCTACACGCTGGCAGCCAACCATTTAGCTGATAAGACAGAGGAAGAATTGCGTGCGCGTCGTGGCTACAAATCGTCTGGTATTTACAATACAGGCAAACCATTCCCATACAATGTTGCAAAGCTTAAAGATGATCTGCCCGATCAGTATGATTGGCGTTTGTATGGCGCTGTGACGCCTGTTAAGG ATCAATCCGTTTGCGGCTCGTGCTGGTCCTTCGGCACCATTGGTCACATCGAAGGtgcatattttttgaaaaatggcgGAAATCTTGTGCGACTCTCGCAGCAGGCGCTCATCGATTGTTCTTGGCAATATGGCAACAATGGTTGTGATGGTGGCGAAGACTTCCGCGCTTATCAATGGATGATGAAAATGGGCGGTGTACCAACTGAAGAGGCATACGGTCCCTATTTGGGTCAAGATGGTTATTGTCACGCAAGAAATCTCACACTCGTCGCACCGATCACCGGCTTCGTTAATGTGACTTCAGGCGATCCGAACGCTTTCAAAATTGCCCTGCTCAAGCATGGACCACTTTCGGTAGCCATTGATGCATCACCACGTTCGTTTAGTTTCTATTCGCATGGTGTCTACTATGAGCCAGAATGTAAGAATGGTTTAGACGAGTTAGATCATGCCGTATTGGCTGTTGGTTATGGCACCATACAAGGTGAGGATTATTGGTTGGTAAAGAATTCGTGGTCAACCTACTGGGGTAATGATGGTTATATTTTGATGTCGGCAAGGAAAAATAATTGCGGCGTCATGACAATGCCTACCTATGTAGAAATGTAA